In Polyodon spathula isolate WHYD16114869_AA chromosome 55, ASM1765450v1, whole genome shotgun sequence, a single genomic region encodes these proteins:
- the LOC121307367 gene encoding extracellular matrix protein A-like: MKVVLSILVVLLCAAQVQSLICLVCPAGTANETTCTATKECAANETCFSTYTGSGGIITVEKGCKAACVAAVNPRTSCCSTNSCNKAQLRCYTCDKASDETTCAVNVCDLLDNTCKNTYEKTGTGPNPTYSVTKTCATNATCTQLLDAFPRVSCCTEASCNGLLSCFTCNDTTDESSCAASSCASGTFCKSDYKLNSTGVPAVTKYCAADCKSVNNTADKNTRTTCCKTGYCNENALSCSTCNNQTDESKCEATACPGTAKLCQSNYVLTVPGGLVTKTCAAAGTCTPSDTVKCCGTSLCNVDALLCYTCDKQSNEIACTTRTACGPASGKCSSVYETGADGTITVTKGCEASRGACVPGTVGNKRTTCCDQDLCNAPTIKSCQTCDSQKDESKCAVQDCASPSSFCRSKINIIQEGVPITKGCATTCTASNTESCCQVSNCRVNTLSCQTCTDQADESLCNATACPAGSSYCQSTYNFANPANIKVTKACGVICTESNTVNCCQTSNCNVKVLKCYTCYKQSDETQCNTLTACGPASGKCSSVYETGADGTITVTKGCEASRGACVPGTVGNTRTTCCDQDLCNAPTLSCYTCSATTDETKCTMVTPCSASSRFCKNIRSTIAGITVAVIKTCAETCTASTSVLQKVECCQSGLCNKYNGSPSVRASYLLLTMPVGLLIALLKETL; the protein is encoded by the exons ATGAAGGTTGTTTTGAGCATTCTGGTTGTTCTCCTCTGCGCAGCACAGG TGCAATCCCTGATTTGCCTTGTGTGTCCTGCTGGTACTGCTAATGAAACAACTTGTACAGCCACTAAAGAGTGCGCAGCCAATGAAACATGTTTCAGCACTTATACAGGCTCAG GAGGTATCATCACTGTTGAAAAAGGCTGCAAGGCAGCTTGTGTAGCTGCAGTTAACCCACGAACGTCCTGTTGCAGTACGAACAGCTGCAATA AGGCACAGTTGAGATGCTACACCTGTGATAAAGCCAGTGATGAGACAACATGTGCTGTAAACGTCTGTGATCTCTTAGACAATACCTGCAAGAACACCTACGAAAAAACTGGAACAG GACCAAACCCTACCTACAGCGTGACGAAGACCTGTGCTACCAATGCGACTTGCACTCAACTATTGGATGCGTTTCCTCGAGTGTCGTGCTGCACAGAGGCCAGTTGTAACG GTCTATTGTCTTGCTTCACATGTAATGATACGACTGATGAGAGTTCCTGTGCTGCAAGTTCGTGTGCCTCTGGAACATTCTGCAAGAGCGACTACAAACTCAACAGCACAG GAGTCCCTGCTGTCACCAAGTACTGTGCAGCTGATTGCAAAAGTGTCAACAATACAGCTGATAAAAACACTAGGACAACTTGCTGCAAAACAGGCTACTGTAATG aAAACGCCTTGAGTTGCAGCACTTGCAATAATCAAACTGACGAGTCTAAATGTGAAGCAACAGCCTGCCCTGGAACTGCAAAACTATGTCAGAGCAATTATGTCCTCACTGTACCAG GTGGACTAGTGACAAAGACATGTGCTGCAGCTGGGACTTGTACACCCTCCGATACTGTGAAGTGCTGTGGTACATCTCTGTGTAACG TGGATGCCTTGCTGTGTTATACTTGTGACAAACAGAGTAACGAAATAGCTTGTACAACTAGAACAGCCTGCGGACCGGCCTCTGGGAAATGTTCATCTGTTTATGAAACAGGTGCAGATG GTACAATCACTGTCACAAAGGGCTGTGAGGCGTCTCGTGGTGCCTGTGTACCCGGGACAGTCGGCAACAAGAGGACAACATGCTGTGATCAGGACCTCTGTAATG CCCCTACAATCAAGTCGTGCCAGACATGTGACTCTCAGAAGGATGAAAGCAAATGTGCTGTGCAAGACTGTGCATCCCCCAGCTCCTTCTGCCGAAGCAAAATCAACATCATTCAAGAAG GAGTCCCCATTACCAAGGGATGTGCCACAACATGCACGGCAAGCAACACCGAGTCGTGTTGTCAAGTTTCAAACTGCAGAG TAAATACCTTGAGCTGCCAGACATGCACTGATCAGGCTGATGAATCTCTGTGTAATGCAACCGCGTGCCCTGCAGGTAGCTCTTACTGTCAGAGCACCTACAACTTCGCTAACCCTG CTAACATCAAAGTCACAAAGGCATGTGGGGTCATTTGCACAGAGTCCAACACGGTGAACTGCTGCCAAACATCCAACTGCAATG TGAAAGTCTTGAAATGTTATACCTGTTACAAACAGAGTGACGAAACACAGTGTAATACTCTAACAGCCTGTGGACCCGCTTCTGGAAAATGTTCATCTGTTTATGAAACAGGTGCAGATG GTACAATCACTGTCACAAAGGGCTGTGAGGCGTCTCGTGGTGCCTGTGTACCCGGGACAGTCGGCAACACGCGGACAACATGCTGTGATCAGGACCTCTGTAATG CACCTACACTGAGTTGCTACACCTGTTCTGCAACGACAGATGAAACGAAGTGTACCATGGTCACACCTTGCAGTGCATCAAGCAGGTTCTGCAAAAACATTCGCAGCACCATTGCAG GAATAACTGTTGCTGTCATAAAGACCTGTGCGGAAACTTGCACTGCATCAACGTCAGTCCTCCAAAAGGTAGAGTGCTGCCAGTCTGGCCTGTGTAACAAATACAATGGGTCCCCATCTGTCCGAGCCAGCTACCTCCTGCTGACCATGCCAGTCGGGCTGCTAATTGCACTGCTCAAAGAAACACTCTGA